In Dendropsophus ebraccatus isolate aDenEbr1 chromosome 14, aDenEbr1.pat, whole genome shotgun sequence, the following proteins share a genomic window:
- the LOC138772968 gene encoding purine nucleoside phosphorylase-like encodes MEHILCFKTASGHQTSLYCWFPVGIAADATGCKREETMHSKEDLRYEDCEETAQWLLDRIQSPPDIAIICGSGLGLLAETLGDSKSYDYGQIPHFPTSTVAGHSGQLVFGTLQGKSCVCMKGRFHLYEGYPLWKVTFPVRVFKLLGVKVLIVTNAAGSLCETYRPGDLMIIRDHINMPGLAALNPLRGPNDERFGPRFPSLWDTYDHDLRMTALEITRKLGQSDLTHEGVYCMVGGPNFESVAEARFLQRLGADAVGMSTAPEVVVAKHCGMRVFGLSLITNRVAQAYEAQELVDHSSVLEVGKQRAQLLQTLITELVRSLQIKEEKPEP; translated from the exons CCTCAGGCCATCAGACATCCTTATATTGCTGGTTCCCAGTTGGAATTGCTGCAGACGCTACAGGCTGTAAGCGAGAAGAGACAATGCACAGCAAGGAAGACCTCAG ATATGAAGACTGCGAGGAGACGGCTCAGTGGCTCCTGGACCGGATCCAGTCTCCCCCAGATATTGCCATCATCTGTGGTTCTGGCCTGGGTCTCCTTGCAGAGACATTAGGCGACTCTAAATCCTATGACTACGGCCAGATCCCACATTTTCCAACCAGTACGG TGGCTGGACACTCGGGGCAGCTGGTGTTCGGCACTCTGCAAGGCAAGTCATGTGTCTGTATGAAAGGCCGCTTCCATCTCTACGAAGGATATCCGCTGTGGAAA GTCACTTTCCCAGTCCGAGTGTTTAAGCTGCTGGGAGTAAAGGTCCTGATAGTAACAAATGCAGCAGGATCGCTCTGTGAGACGTACAGACCGGGAGACCTGATGATAATCCGGGATCACATCAATATGCCGGGGCTGGCTGCTCTGAACCCTCTGAGAGGTCCCAACGATGAGAG GTTTGGGCCCCGATTTCCATCCCTCTGGGACACATATGACCATGACCTGCGTATGACTGCTCTTGAAATCACCCGTAAGCTCGGTCAGTCCGACCTCACCCACGAAGGAGTTTACTGCATGGTGGGAGGGCCAAACTTTGAGTCAGTGGCAGAAGCCAGATTTCTACAGAGGCTGGGGGCAGACGCCGTGG GTATGAGTACAGCCCCAGAGGTGGTGGTTGCAAAGCATTGTGGGATGCGAGTGTTCGGTCTGTCGCTGATCACAAACCGGGTGGCGCAGGCGTACGAGGCGCAGGAGTTGGTGGATCACAGCAGCGTCCTGGAGGTGGGGAAGCAGCGAGCGCAGCTCCTGCAGACACTGATCACCGAACTGGTGAGAAGCCTCCAGATCAAGGAGGAGAAGCCGGAGCCATGA